The Halopseudomonas sabulinigri genome window below encodes:
- a CDS encoding PAS domain-containing protein, which produces MINAKLLQLVVNASNDGIVVAEQEGDDNILIYVNPAFEALTGYSADEILYQDCRFLQKDDADQEGLQIIRDGIREGRPCRATIRNYRKDGSLFWNELSITPVFNEADKLTYFIGIQKDVSAEVEAKEKAAALEQELRALQAPPTAE; this is translated from the coding sequence ATGATCAATGCCAAATTACTGCAGCTGGTGGTCAATGCTTCCAACGACGGTATTGTGGTTGCCGAGCAGGAAGGCGACGACAACATCCTGATCTATGTGAACCCGGCGTTCGAGGCGCTCACCGGCTACAGCGCGGACGAGATTCTGTATCAGGACTGCCGCTTTCTGCAGAAAGATGATGCCGACCAGGAGGGTTTACAGATTATCCGCGACGGCATACGTGAGGGCCGGCCCTGCCGAGCGACCATCCGCAACTACCGCAAGGACGGCAGCCTGTTCTGGAACGAACTTTCGATCACGCCGGTATTCAACGAGGCGGACAAGCTGACCTACTTCATCGGTATACAGAAAGACGTGAGCGCAGAGGTTGAGGCGAAAGAGAAAGCGGCGGCGCTGGAGCAAGAGCTGCGCGCACTGCAAGCGCCGCCCACCGCAGAGTAG
- a CDS encoding flavodoxin domain-containing protein: MHLVIVSGTVFGTADLVADEAQSLCESAGLRVSRLRALTLDALLALEPEALLLCTSTTGMGELPEPLVPLFHEMRDRFPLLTARPFGVIALGDAAYGDTFCQAGEEFRELLLELQAREAIPMLRLDASETVTPETDAEPWLQQFVGALQA; the protein is encoded by the coding sequence ATGCATCTGGTGATTGTCAGCGGTACGGTGTTTGGCACCGCGGACCTGGTGGCGGATGAGGCGCAGAGTCTCTGCGAGTCAGCCGGGTTGAGGGTCAGCCGACTCAGAGCGCTCACTCTGGACGCATTGCTGGCGCTGGAGCCGGAGGCGCTGCTGCTATGTACCTCGACGACGGGTATGGGCGAGCTGCCCGAGCCGTTGGTACCGCTGTTTCATGAGATGCGTGACCGCTTCCCGTTATTGACCGCCAGGCCGTTTGGCGTGATTGCGCTGGGTGATGCGGCTTATGGCGACACCTTTTGTCAGGCAGGCGAGGAGTTTCGTGAGTTGCTGCTGGAATTGCAGGCCCGCGAAGCCATCCCGATGCTTCGTCTGGATGCCAGCGAAACAGTCACGCCGGAAACCGATGCAGAGCCTTGGCTGCAGCAGTTCGTTGGCGCGCTACAGGCGTGA
- a CDS encoding alpha/beta fold hydrolase gives MTSLTGIALDDWLSQNRSLIYRGHKVRYWCAGVGEPLLLIHGFPSGSWDWHYLWQSLAERYRVIAVDMLGFGFSDKPPRYAYSLLDQADLLQTVLQQLGVGDYHVLAHDYGDSVAQELLAREQSTPYCRLRSVCFLNGGLFPETHHPVRMQKLLMSPLGFLLGRLYRRENLAQAFGKIFGPATKPSEQELDGFWRMLAYNQGPRVMHRLIHYIAERRVQRDRWLAAMQCNRVPMRVIDGAVDPVSGAHMVARYRELIAEPDTVLLEGIGHYPQVEAPEQVLAHYLAFRQACTPAAIDEPVKKPA, from the coding sequence GTGACCAGTCTCACCGGTATTGCCCTGGATGATTGGCTCAGCCAGAACCGCAGCCTGATTTACCGGGGCCATAAGGTACGCTACTGGTGCGCCGGAGTGGGGGAGCCGCTGCTGTTGATTCACGGCTTCCCCTCCGGCTCCTGGGATTGGCATTACCTGTGGCAGAGCCTGGCTGAGCGCTACCGGGTGATTGCGGTAGATATGCTCGGCTTCGGCTTTTCTGACAAGCCGCCGCGCTACGCCTACAGTCTGCTGGATCAAGCCGACTTGCTGCAGACCGTGTTGCAACAGTTGGGCGTGGGCGATTACCACGTGCTGGCGCATGACTATGGCGATAGCGTGGCCCAAGAGTTGCTGGCGCGCGAGCAGAGCACGCCGTATTGCCGGCTGCGATCAGTCTGTTTCCTCAATGGTGGTCTGTTTCCGGAGACGCACCATCCGGTGCGCATGCAGAAGCTGTTGATGAGCCCATTGGGCTTCTTGCTCGGGCGGCTGTATCGCCGCGAGAATCTTGCCCAGGCCTTTGGCAAGATCTTTGGCCCCGCGACTAAACCGTCCGAGCAAGAGCTCGACGGGTTCTGGCGCATGCTGGCGTACAACCAAGGGCCCAGGGTCATGCATCGGTTGATTCACTACATCGCCGAACGCCGCGTTCAGCGCGATCGCTGGCTGGCTGCGATGCAGTGCAATCGGGTGCCGATGCGGGTGATTGATGGCGCGGTTGATCCGGTGTCGGGTGCGCACATGGTCGCGCGTTACCGGGAGTTGATTGCGGAGCCTGATACGGTGCTGCTTGAGGGCATCGGCCACTATCCGCAGGTGGAGGCGCCCGAGCAGGTGCTGGCGCACTATCTTGCGTTTCGACAAGCCTGCACGCCGGCTGCAATCGATGAGCCAGTAAAAAAACCGGCCTGA
- the yaaA gene encoding peroxide stress protein YaaA produces MLMVISPAKTLDYDTPPVIEQSTQPRFVDHSVELIEVLREKSPQDIAELMSLSDKLASLNVARYGSWERESTPRNAKQALLAFKGDVYAGLDAEDFSSDDFAFAQQHLRMLSGLYGLLRPLDLMQPYRLEMGTKLANPRGKDLYTFWGERISEWLNEDLAAQGDQVLLNLASQEYFGAVKPKALQARVIDTVFKDCKNGQYKIISFYAKKARGLMARYVVKERLQDPEGLKDFTTDGYYFDASASSKNKLVFLRDEQR; encoded by the coding sequence ATGCTGATGGTGATTTCGCCCGCCAAGACCCTTGATTACGACACCCCGCCGGTGATTGAGCAAAGCACTCAACCGCGTTTTGTTGACCACAGCGTCGAGCTGATCGAGGTGCTGCGTGAAAAGTCGCCACAGGATATTGCCGAGCTGATGTCGCTGTCGGACAAGCTGGCGAGTCTCAACGTCGCGCGCTACGGCAGCTGGGAGCGCGAGAGCACGCCGCGTAATGCCAAACAGGCGCTGCTGGCGTTCAAGGGCGATGTTTATGCCGGGCTTGATGCCGAGGACTTCAGCAGTGATGACTTTGCCTTTGCCCAGCAGCACCTGCGCATGCTGTCCGGACTGTACGGCTTGCTGCGCCCGCTGGACCTGATGCAGCCCTATCGTCTGGAGATGGGCACCAAACTGGCCAACCCGCGCGGCAAGGACCTGTATACCTTCTGGGGCGAGCGCATCAGTGAATGGCTGAATGAAGATCTCGCAGCGCAGGGCGATCAGGTGCTGCTCAACCTCGCCTCGCAGGAGTATTTTGGGGCGGTCAAGCCCAAGGCTCTCCAGGCGCGCGTGATTGATACCGTGTTCAAGGACTGCAAAAACGGTCAGTACAAGATCATCAGTTTTTACGCCAAGAAAGCACGCGGCCTGATGGCCCGCTACGTCGTCAAAGAGCGCCTGCAAGACCCGGAAGGATTGAAAGACTTCACCACTGACGGCTACTACTTTGACGCCAGCGCCAGCAGCAAAAACAAGTTGGTGTTTCTGCGCGACGAACAGCGCTGA
- a CDS encoding class II aldolase/adducin family protein produces the protein MNAVHSLVDKSVKDQVSAEEWQVRVDLAACYRMIAMYGWDDLVFTHISAKIPGTEHFLINPYGLMFDEVTASNLVKIDLQGNKVVESPYNVNPAGFTIHSAIHEVRHDANCVLHTHTAAGIAVSAQKEGILPISQQSIFVLSSLAYHDYEGVALNEEEKPRLQADLGHANNLILRNHGLLVCGKSVAEAFLTMYTLQRCCEIQVRAQAQNAELIPIPQAVLDGAKASMKKATNGAGAGIAWPALLRKVQRVSPGYDA, from the coding sequence ATGAACGCAGTACATTCGCTGGTAGACAAGAGCGTCAAGGATCAGGTCAGTGCCGAAGAATGGCAGGTCCGGGTCGATCTGGCCGCCTGCTACCGCATGATTGCAATGTACGGCTGGGATGACCTGGTGTTTACCCACATCTCTGCCAAGATTCCCGGTACTGAACACTTCCTGATCAACCCCTACGGACTGATGTTTGACGAAGTGACCGCGTCCAATCTGGTCAAGATCGACCTGCAGGGCAACAAGGTCGTGGAGTCGCCCTACAACGTTAATCCGGCTGGTTTTACCATCCATAGCGCCATTCACGAGGTGCGCCACGACGCCAACTGCGTACTGCACACCCACACCGCTGCGGGTATCGCCGTGTCAGCCCAGAAAGAGGGCATTCTACCGATCTCCCAGCAGTCGATCTTTGTACTGAGCAGCCTGGCTTATCACGACTACGAAGGCGTCGCGCTGAACGAGGAAGAGAAGCCGCGTTTGCAGGCCGATCTGGGTCATGCGAACAATCTGATTCTGCGCAACCATGGTCTGTTGGTCTGCGGCAAGTCCGTGGCTGAGGCCTTCCTGACCATGTACACCCTGCAACGTTGCTGCGAAATTCAGGTACGCGCCCAAGCGCAGAACGCGGAGCTGATCCCTATTCCGCAAGCGGTACTCGATGGCGCCAAGGCGAGCATGAAAAAAGCCACCAATGGCGCTGGCGCCGGTATTGCCTGGCCGGCTCTGTTACGCAAGGTGCAGCGTGTGAGCCCTGGTTACGATGCGTGA
- a CDS encoding Crp/Fnr family transcriptional regulator: MQDTARLAKLLQQNRWFSELPQDALDEMLALARVRTLDDGEFVYAKDDQPDGLYGVISGAARISNIGPDGREAVLAVLTPGSWFGEISLFDGLPRSHDTLASGSTELLMIPRVGFQQMLERRPELYPLFMKLLCRRIRISFGMLEDSALLPLSSRLAKRLLMHAHNYGQTDDEGGRPCVQLSQESLGLMLNSSRQSINKLLKRLESLGWLQIQYGQILILDEDRLTQLASGAPLPDIN, encoded by the coding sequence ATGCAGGACACTGCACGCCTGGCCAAGCTGCTACAGCAAAACCGCTGGTTCAGCGAGCTGCCACAGGATGCACTCGATGAAATGTTGGCCCTGGCCCGGGTACGCACCCTGGATGACGGTGAGTTTGTCTATGCCAAGGACGATCAGCCCGACGGCCTGTACGGCGTCATCAGTGGCGCCGCGCGCATCAGTAACATTGGTCCCGATGGCCGGGAAGCGGTGCTGGCCGTGCTCACGCCAGGCAGCTGGTTTGGCGAGATATCACTGTTCGATGGCCTGCCGCGCTCGCACGATACCCTCGCCAGTGGCAGTACCGAGCTATTGATGATTCCGCGTGTCGGTTTTCAGCAGATGCTGGAGCGGCGCCCGGAGCTCTATCCCTTGTTCATGAAGCTGCTTTGCCGGCGCATTCGCATTTCCTTCGGCATGCTGGAAGACAGCGCTTTGCTGCCGCTCTCCTCACGCCTGGCCAAGCGGTTACTGATGCACGCCCATAACTACGGCCAGACCGACGATGAAGGCGGACGGCCCTGTGTGCAGTTATCGCAGGAATCGCTCGGTCTGATGCTGAACAGTTCGCGGCAAAGCATCAACAAACTGCTCAAGCGCCTGGAAAGTCTGGGGTGGCTGCAGATCCAGTATGGCCAGATATTGATCCTCGACGAGGATCGTCTGACGCAACTGGCCAGTGGCGCCCCGCTGCCCGACATCAACTGA